The Salvelinus sp. IW2-2015 linkage group LG34, ASM291031v2, whole genome shotgun sequence genome has a window encoding:
- the asb5b gene encoding LOW QUALITY PROTEIN: ankyrin repeat and SOCS box protein 5b (The sequence of the model RefSeq protein was modified relative to this genomic sequence to represent the inferred CDS: inserted 2 bases in 2 codons; substituted 1 base at 1 genomic stop codon), with translation MTPNVDRQSFGTVHBSNVYLSIFALFCVKLFVKXSLNILTHFXVVKXNRKEAARIAEEFYDFGQGHRSWADRSPLHEAACQGRLLALRTLLSQGYNANIPTIDHVTPLHEACLSDHASCAKALIAAGANVNATTIDGVTPLFNACSAGSATCTEVLLENGAKPQSEICQPSPIHEASSKGRTACLEALITWGADVDYDIPHLGTPLYIACISSGLQCTQKLLDGGANVQKGRFLESPLHAAAQKDCTEIINVLLEFGANINAKNLELKRPVESAPPNSAAEETLLLHEATPQSLCQLCRLSIRDYXGRSRLHLIPQLHPPTXLKRFLQYR, from the exons ATGACTCCAAATGTGGATAGRCAGTCTTTTGGKACAGTACACRACTCCAATGTCTACCTCTCCATATTCGCTCTGTTTTGCGTCAAGCTCTTTGTCAAGARCAGCCTGAATATTCTCACCCACTTCTARGTGGTGAAGGSGAATCGGAAGGAGGCTGCGCGCATTGCAGAAGAGTTTTACGATTTTGGACAAGGGCACA GGTCATGGGCGGACCGGTCCCCTCTCCACGAGGCAGCGTGTCAGGGCCGTCTCCTGGCCCTCAGGACCCTACTCTCACAG GGTTACAACGCAAACATCCCTACCATAGACCATGTGACGCCGTTGCATGAGGCTTGCCTGTCAGACCATGCGTCATGCGCCAAGGCGCTTATTGCAGCTGGTGCCAAT GTAAATGCCACCACCATTGATGGGGTGACGCCGCTGTTCAATGCCTGCTCAGCGGGCAGTGCCACCTGTACAGAGGTACTGCTGGAAAACGGAGCCAAGCCCCAGTCAGAGATATGCCAGCCCTCGCCCATACACGAAGCCTCCAGCAAAG GCAGAACTGCTTGTCTGGAGGCTCTGATCACATGGGGAGCAGACGTGGACTATGATATTCCTCACCTAGGAACCCCCCTGTACATCGCCTGCATCTCCTCAGGACTCCAGTGCACACAGAAACTCCTCGATGGAG GGGCCAATGTGCAGAAGGGCAGGTTCCTGGAGAGCCCGCTCCATGCAGCAGCTCAGAAGGACTGTACTGAGATCATCAATGTGTTGTTAGAGTTTGGAGCGAACATTAACGCTAAAAACCTAGAGCTGAAGAGACCGGTGGAGTCAGCCCCACCTAACAGCGCAGCAGAGGAGACGTTACTGCTGCATGAAG CAACACCCCAGTCACTATGTCAGCTGTGTCGTCTCAGTATCAGAGATT ATGGGCGATCTCGACTACACCTCATCCCTCAGCTACACCCTCCAA TTCTCAAACGCTTCCTCCAGTACAGATAG
- the spcs3 gene encoding signal peptidase complex subunit 3: MNTVLSRANSLFAFSLSVMAALTFGCFITTAFKERRVPVDIHVSRVMLKNVDDFTGPRERSDLGFITFDLSADIKPIFDWNVKQLFLYLSAEYATKSNALNQVVLWDKIVLRGESTKLNLRDMKSKYFFFDDGNGLRANKNITLTLSWNVVPNAGILPLVMGSGHMSVPFPESYETTKSY; this comes from the exons ATGAATACAGTGTTGTCGAGGGCAAATTCCCTCTTCGCTTTCTCGCTCAGCGTGATGGCAGCTTTGACGTTTGGCTGTTTTATCACGACAGCGTTCAAAGARCGGAGGGTGCCGGTGGATATCCACGTCTCGAGAGTAATGCT GAAAAACGTGGATGACTTCACAGGACCCAGGGAGAGAAGTGACCTGGGGTTCATCACCTTTGACCTCTCTGCTGACATAAAGCCCATATTTGACTGGAACGTCAAGCAGCTCTTCCTCTACTTGTCTGCCGAGTACGCCACCAAGAGCAAC GCCCTGAACCAGGTGGTTCTGTGGGATAAGATCGTGCTAAGGGGAGAGAGCACCAAGCTCAACCTCCGAGACATGAAGTCCAAGTACTTCTTCTTCGATGACGGAAACGGCCTTCG GGCGAACAAAAACATCACCCTGACTCTGTCCTGGAACGTGGTGCCCAACGCTGGGATCCTGCCCCTGGTCATGGGCTCTGGCCACATGTCTGTCCCCTTCCCCGAATCATACGAGACCACCAAGAGCTACTAA